CCATAGAATTTTGATAAGATAGACCTAAATAAGTTGTTTTTTGACTTATTTTACGTTAAGTATGAATCATAACGTAAATTATTAAAAAATGGGAATACCTAAGGGGTATTTAACTACGAGTATGTATAAAGTAAGTAAGAAAACACAATACGCACTTACAGCTCTTAAGCATATGCAAGAGTATGGACACACGTGCGAAGAAAATCTTACTTCGGCCAGAGAAATTTGTGACAAATACGATATGCCATTTGATCCAGTCTCTAAGGTCATGCAGAAGTTAAATAACTCGGGAATTCTCTCTTCCATTAAAGGTATCAAAGGTGGCTACTTTCTAAGTCGTCCCCTAAGTAATCTTAATCTTTTTGAAGTAAGTAATATTATCGAAGGAAAGGTTAAAGAGACAGCATGTGATGCTCTTAAAGGAAAATGTGACAAATACTTAGCTTGCGAATTAATTTCACCAATAGAAAAAATTAACTCTCATGTGAATCACCATTTGATTTCGGTTTCACTTGAGGAGTTACTAATGAATAAAACAGGGGTCACACATGAGTGATACACAGTTAACAAAGTCAGAATATAAATATGGCTTTTTTACAGACATTGAAACACAAGAATTTCCAAAGGGATTAAACGAAGACATCGTTCGTATGATCTCGGCAAAAAAGAAAGAGCCAGAATGGTTACTAGAATACCGTCTTAAAGCATTTCGTCTATGGAAGAAAATGCCAATGCCAAATTGGGCAAAGCTAGAAATTCCAGAGATCGACTTTGAAGACTTATATTACTATGCAGCTCCAAAGTCGACAGAGAGTGCTCCAAAAAGCTTAGATGATCTTGATCCTGAGCTTTTAGCAACTTTTGAAAAGTTAGGGATTCCCCTATCTGAACAAAAGAGGATTTCAGGTGTAGCTGTTGATGCTGTCTTTGACTCAGTTTCAGTTGGAACAACTTACAAAGAAGAGCTTGAAAAAGTTGGTGTTATCTTCTGCTCTATTTCAGAAGCTGTACAAGACTATCCAGAGCTTGTGAAAAAATACTTAGGAACAGTAGTTCCTCCAGCAGATAATTTCTATGCAGCACTTAATGCAGCAGTATTCTCTGATGGTTCATTCGTCTACATCCCAGAGGGTGTAACTTGTCCAATGGATTTATCGACATACTTTAGAATAAACGCTAAGGAGACAGGTCAGTTTGAGAGAACACTTGTTGTTGCTGATAAAGGAAGTTACGTAAACTACCTTGAAGGTTGTACAGCACCTCAACGAGATGAAAATCAATTACACGCGGCCATTGTTGAACTTATTGCACTAGATGATGCTGAGATTAAGTACTCAACTGTTCAAAACTGGTATGCAGGAGATGAGCAAGGAAAAGGTGGAATTTACAACTTCGTTACAAAGCGTGGTAACTGCCTAGGAAAGAACTCTAAGATTTCTTGGACACAAGTAGAAGCAGGTTCTGCAATTACTTGGAAGTACCCTTCTTGTAATCTTATCGGTGATAATTCACAAGGCGCCTTCTACTCTGTAGCTCTGACAAATAACAAAATGCAGGCCGATACTGGAACAAAGATGATCCACATTGGTAAGAATACAAAATCGACTATTATCTCAAAAGGTATCTCTGCTGAGCAATCAGAAAATAACTACCGTGGACTCGTAAAGGTTATGCCTTCTGCTGTCGGTGCAAAGAATTACTCACAATGTGATTCGATGCTAGTTGGTGATAAATGTTCAGCTAATACATTTCCATATATTGATGTAAAAAATAACAGCGCAACAGTAGAGCACGAAGCTTCAACTTCTAAGATCTCAGAAGACCAACTCTTCTACCTACAACAACGTGGGATGGATATGGAGAAATGTATCTCAATGGTTGTAAACGGTTTCTGTAGTGAAGTTTTCAAAGAGCTTCCACTTGAGTTCTCTGTTGAGGCAGTAAAGTTAATTGAGATGAAATTAGAAAATTCAATCGGATAATTTTAAATTATATAAAGGATAAATATGAGCTTACTTACAGTTAAAGATGTTCACGCAAGAGTTGAAGAAAAAGAAATCCTAAAAGGAATTTCTATTGAGGTTAAACCAGGTGAAGTACACGCTATTATGGGGCCAAATGGTTCAGGTAAAAGTACTCTATCAAAGGTAATTGCTGGTCACCCATCATTTGAAGTAACTGATGGAACAATTGATTACAATATCAATGGTAAACAAACAAACCTTCTTGAATTAGAGCCAGATGAAAGAGCAAAGAATGGTATCTTTCTTGGTTTTCAATACCCTATTGAAGTACCTGGAGTTTCAAATATTGATTTCTTACTAGAGTCATTTAATGAAGTTTCAAAAGCACAAGGTGCTGCTGAAATGAAAAAAGAAGAATTTAGAGAATTTCTAAGACCAAAGCTAGAACTACTAGAGATGAGAGAAGAATTTCTCGATCGCCCAGTAAACACTGGTTTTTCTGGTGGAGAGAAAAAGAAGAACGAAATTCTTCAAATGGCCGTACTTAATCCAAAACTTGCACTACTAGATGAAACAGATTCTGGCCTAGATATCGATGCACTTAAGATTGTTGCAAAAGGTGTTAATGCTATTAAATCAAAATATAATGGAATTGTTCTTGTAACTCACTACCAAAGACTTCTTGATTATATTGTTCCTGACTATGTTCATGTACTTAGTGGTGGAAAAATTATTAAGTCAGGTGGAAAAGAACTTGCACTAGAGCTAGAAGAAAAAGGTTACGACTGGCTAGTTAAGTAATACTAATAAGAAAGCGAAAGGTATCGTTATGAATATCCAAGAACTGACAGATCAATATATAAGTGACTTAGGAAATTATACTAAATCACAATCAAATAAAGAGGCCTTTGATAATTTCAAGGCCCGTGGTCTTCCACATACGAAAATGGAAGATTGGCTTTACACAAAGCTTACTGATGTTCTCCCTGAAAACTTCAAAGTGACAACACAAGAAGCGATGTTAAAGAACGTAAAAGTAGCTGGTAAGTACCAAGCAGTATTTCTAAATGGTAAATACTCAAAAGCAGACTCATTTCTACCTGAAGAAATCACTTTAGAAGAAGTCGACCTTGTAGCAGAAGATGCAAATTGTGACGAACAAGATATCTTTGCAATGCTAAACGCTTCAGCAGTTGAAAAAGTTATCAATATCACAGTTCCAAAAAACTATGTTGCTGATGATATTATTTCAATTGTTCACCTATCTGATTTTGAAGGAGAATTTTCACTTCCAAGAATTCATGTAAATGCGGATAAATTCTCAAAAGCTGAATTTGTAGAGATCTTCACTGGAAGTGAAACTAAAGCATATAATATTAGCTCTGTTACAAATTTCAAAATTGCAGATAGTGCGAATATCTCTCATATCAAGGTACAAAGAGAAGGCCTAAACGCCTTTCACGCTGGAAGTGTAAACGCAGACATTGCAAGAGATGCAAACTTCAATTCATTTACTTTTACAACAGGTGCAAAGAAGTCGCGTAATGAGATTCGTGTTCGTATGAATGATGTTGGAGCTACTTGTAGTGTTGATGGACTCTATGCCATCAATGGTGAGCAGCACACTGATAACTTCTCGTTGATTTCACATATAAAAGAAAAAACTGAAAGTTCACAATTATTTAAGGGTGTACTTGATGACAAGGCCCGCGGTGTATTCACAGGAAAAGTACTTGTTTGTCGAGATGCTCAATTAGTTAACTCTGAACAACTTAATAAAAATCTTCTTCTATCGAAGAAGGCCCACGTTGATACACGCCCACAACTTGAAGTTTACGCTGATGATGTTAAATGTGCCCACGGTGCAACTGTTGGTCAAATGAGTGATGAGGAAGCTTTCTATCTACAGTCACGTGGACTTTCAAAAGAGCGCGTTCAAAAGCTTCTTATTCATGCATTTTGCTCAGATGCAATAATGAAAATTGAAAACCAAAAGCTACAGGACTTCTTAAGTGAAATCCTATTTGATTCGTTTGAGAAAGAGGCATTTGATCACCTAGATCAAAGCGAGGCTAAATAATGGCATTAGAAATTGATAATATTAGAAACCAATTTCCACAACTTGAAAGAAAAGTTCATGATAGGCCTCTAATCTACTTAGATAACGCAGCCTCTACTTTAAAGCACATAAGTGTTATTGAAGCTTTAAATAATCATTACACTAATGATGTTGCGAATATCCACAGAGGTGTCCACTACCTTAGTGAGCATGGGACGATTCAATATGAACAAACTCGTGACTCTATTCAAGATCTTTTAAATGCTGAGTCTCGTTGTGAAATCATTTTTACAAAAGGTACAACAGATAGCTTAAACCTAGTGGCTGCTTCCTTTGTTCCACATTATGTGAAAAAAGATGATGTTATTTTAATCTCAACAATGGAGCATCATTCAAATATTGTTCCATGGCAGATTCAAGCAGAAAAGATTGAAGCAAAGGTAAAAGAGATCCCTATTACAGATGACGGGGATATTGATGAAGAAGCCTATATCGAGCTTTTAAAAGAAGGTAATGTTAAACTTGTTTCAATGGCACATATTTCAAA
This sequence is a window from Halobacteriovorax vibrionivorans. Protein-coding genes within it:
- the sufB gene encoding Fe-S cluster assembly protein SufB, with the protein product MSDTQLTKSEYKYGFFTDIETQEFPKGLNEDIVRMISAKKKEPEWLLEYRLKAFRLWKKMPMPNWAKLEIPEIDFEDLYYYAAPKSTESAPKSLDDLDPELLATFEKLGIPLSEQKRISGVAVDAVFDSVSVGTTYKEELEKVGVIFCSISEAVQDYPELVKKYLGTVVPPADNFYAALNAAVFSDGSFVYIPEGVTCPMDLSTYFRINAKETGQFERTLVVADKGSYVNYLEGCTAPQRDENQLHAAIVELIALDDAEIKYSTVQNWYAGDEQGKGGIYNFVTKRGNCLGKNSKISWTQVEAGSAITWKYPSCNLIGDNSQGAFYSVALTNNKMQADTGTKMIHIGKNTKSTIISKGISAEQSENNYRGLVKVMPSAVGAKNYSQCDSMLVGDKCSANTFPYIDVKNNSATVEHEASTSKISEDQLFYLQQRGMDMEKCISMVVNGFCSEVFKELPLEFSVEAVKLIEMKLENSIG
- the sufC gene encoding Fe-S cluster assembly ATPase SufC, with protein sequence MSLLTVKDVHARVEEKEILKGISIEVKPGEVHAIMGPNGSGKSTLSKVIAGHPSFEVTDGTIDYNINGKQTNLLELEPDERAKNGIFLGFQYPIEVPGVSNIDFLLESFNEVSKAQGAAEMKKEEFREFLRPKLELLEMREEFLDRPVNTGFSGGEKKKNEILQMAVLNPKLALLDETDSGLDIDALKIVAKGVNAIKSKYNGIVLVTHYQRLLDYIVPDYVHVLSGGKIIKSGGKELALELEEKGYDWLVK
- a CDS encoding RrF2 family transcriptional regulator, which produces MYKVSKKTQYALTALKHMQEYGHTCEENLTSAREICDKYDMPFDPVSKVMQKLNNSGILSSIKGIKGGYFLSRPLSNLNLFEVSNIIEGKVKETACDALKGKCDKYLACELISPIEKINSHVNHHLISVSLEELLMNKTGVTHE
- the sufD gene encoding Fe-S cluster assembly protein SufD, which encodes MNIQELTDQYISDLGNYTKSQSNKEAFDNFKARGLPHTKMEDWLYTKLTDVLPENFKVTTQEAMLKNVKVAGKYQAVFLNGKYSKADSFLPEEITLEEVDLVAEDANCDEQDIFAMLNASAVEKVINITVPKNYVADDIISIVHLSDFEGEFSLPRIHVNADKFSKAEFVEIFTGSETKAYNISSVTNFKIADSANISHIKVQREGLNAFHAGSVNADIARDANFNSFTFTTGAKKSRNEIRVRMNDVGATCSVDGLYAINGEQHTDNFSLISHIKEKTESSQLFKGVLDDKARGVFTGKVLVCRDAQLVNSEQLNKNLLLSKKAHVDTRPQLEVYADDVKCAHGATVGQMSDEEAFYLQSRGLSKERVQKLLIHAFCSDAIMKIENQKLQDFLSEILFDSFEKEAFDHLDQSEAK